The following are from one region of the Populus trichocarpa isolate Nisqually-1 chromosome 8, P.trichocarpa_v4.1, whole genome shotgun sequence genome:
- the LOC7481630 gene encoding adenylate isopentenyltransferase 5, chloroplastic, giving the protein MTMRLSLSAYKQVQPRVNFQGGLNMKPFFRRKDKVVFVLGPTGTGKSRLAIDLATHFPAEVVNCDKMQVYKGLDIVTNKVTEEECRGVPHHLLGIADPNADFTSDDFRHHASLVVESIVTRDRLPIIAGGSNSYVEALANDDPEFRLRYECCFLWVDVSLPLLHSFVSDRVDRMVRAGLIDEVRDVFDPTKFDDYSQGIKRAIGVPELDQFLRNETIVDAKTRRKLLDEAIEKIKENTCMLARRQLQKIRRLHSIWNWKMHRIDATPVFLASGKEADNLWDQIVAGPSTMIVNQFLCEENHVSPIVPSESINMVPISVPAMAAVASR; this is encoded by the coding sequence ATGACCATGAGGCTTTCTTTGTCTGCCTACAAACAAGTACAGCCTCGTGTGAATTTCCAAGGGGGGCTCAACATGAAACCTTTCTTTCGTCGAAAAGATAAGGTTGTGTTCGTTCTTGGACCGACTGGCACTGGCAAATCAAGGCTGGCTATTGACCTAGCAACCCACTTCCCAGCCGAGGTTGTCAATTGTGACAAAATGCAAGTTTATAAGGGCCTAGATATAGTCACAAACAAGGTGACGGAAGAGGAGTGTCGAGGCGTGCCCCATCATTTACTTGGCATAGCAGACCCTAATGCAGATTTCACTTCCGATGACTTCAGGCACCACGCATCACTTGTTGTCGAATCAATCGTCACACGTGATCGGCTGCCGATCATTGCCGGCGGATCCAATTCGTACGTGGAGGCTTTAGCAAATGATGATCCTGAGTTTCGATTAAGGTATGAATGTTGCTTTCTTTGGGTGGATGTGTCACTACCTCTACTCCACTCATTCGTATCAGATCGGGTTGATCGAATGGTAAGAGCAGGCTTGATTGATGAGGTGAGAGATGTGTTTGATCCAACAAAATTTGATGATTATTCACAAGGAATCAAGCGGGCAATTGGGGTTCCTGAATTAGATCAATTTCTACGAAACGAGACGATTGTGGATGCTAAAACACGTAGAAAGCTTCTTGATGAGGccattgaaaaaatcaaagaaaatacttGTATGCTAGCTCGTCGACAATTACAAAAAATCCGTCGACTTCATAGCATATGGAATTGGAAAATGCACCGGATCGATGCCACACCAGTTTTCCTAGCAAGTGGAAAGGAGGCTGACAATCTTTGGGACCAAATTGTGGCAGGACCAAGCACCATGATTGTGAACCAATTTCTTTGTGAAGAAAATCATGTATCCCCCATTGTACCATCAGAGTCGATCAATATGGTGCCAATTTCTGTCCCGGCTATGGCCGCCGTGGCTAGTCGATAG